A single region of the Salvia miltiorrhiza cultivar Shanhuang (shh) chromosome 8, IMPLAD_Smil_shh, whole genome shotgun sequence genome encodes:
- the LOC130997890 gene encoding DNA-directed RNA polymerases II, IV and V subunit 12-like → MDPQPEPVNYICGDCGQENTLKPGDVIQCRECGYRILYKKRTRRSITISLFLILPYCCLFFVSLIVSISHLKSWYIQ, encoded by the exons ATGGATCCGCAGCCCGAACCCGTAAATTACATCTGCGGAG ATTGTGGGCAGGAGAACACGCTGAAGCCAGGGGATGTGATCCAGTGCCGTGAATGTGGTTATCGCATCCTCTACAAGAAACGCACCCGCAGAAGTATTACTATTTCCCTTTTTCTTATTCTGCCTTATTGTTGCCTGTTTTTCGTTTCTCTTATCGTTTCGATTTCACATCTTAAATCATGGTACATACAATAA